A window of the Cheilinus undulatus linkage group 21, ASM1832078v1, whole genome shotgun sequence genome harbors these coding sequences:
- the gdpd3a gene encoding lysophospholipase D GDPD3a — protein sequence MSSFMFFILPALGGYALTSVYLLKNPLILHRKKRTAFYCTHISHRGGCGERIESTMEAFTHAVEQGTQMLELDCHLTHDGHVVVSHDENLLRETGHDATMSSLNLQDLPPYKERLEVTFYAGRFSSGADRKFALLEDLFRKFPRMPISIEIKENNSQLIEKVSDLVKCYNRDEITVWATVNSNIMRRCRQTNSSMPYSFTVSRGVLLLLLYYSGLLPFVPLGESLLQFYLPRIINRTFIPEKGLLRNKLVIALLEKVTMRKSLFDHLSARGIQVHLFVCNEDEDIKAAFDIGATGVMTDYPTLLSNFLSRNRNQD from the exons ATGAGCAGTTTCATGTTCTTCATCCTCCCTGCTCTGGGTGGATACGCTCTGACCTCAGTGTACCTGCTGAAGAACCCGCTCATTCTGCACAGGAAGAAACGCACGGCCTTCTACTGCACGCACATCTCACACCGAGGAG GATGTGGAGAGCGGATAGAGAGCACAATGGAGGCGTTCACACA TGCCGTTGAGCAGGGAACACAGATGCTGGAGCTCGACTGTCACCTGACACATGACGGACACGTGGTGGTGTCACATGACGAGAATCTGCTAAGAGAGACCGGACATGACGCCACCATGTCTTCATTAAACCTACAG gaCCTTCCTCCGTATAAGGAGAGGCTGGAGGTGACATTTTATGCCG GACGTTTCAGCAGCGGGGCAGACAGGAAATTTGCTCTGCTGGAGGATTTGTTCAGGAAGTTTCCCAGGATGCCGATCAGCATTGAGATCAAAGAGAACAACAGTCAGCTCATAGAAAAG GTTTCTGATCTGGTTAAATGTTATAACAGAGATGAAATCACTGTGTGGGCCACCGTCAACTCCAACATCATGAGGAGATGCCGCCAAACG AACAGCTCGATGCCGTACAGTTTCACTGTGAGTCGTGGcgttctcctcctcctcctctactaCAGCGGCCTGCTGCCGTTTGTTCCTCTAGGAGAAAGTTTACTGCAGTTCTACCTGCCCAGAATCATCAACAG GACGTTCATCCCTGAAAAAGGCCTCCTGAGGAACAAACTGGTCATCGCTCTGTTAGAGAA AGTCACCATGAGGAAAAGTCTGTTTGATCACCTCTCAGCCCGAGGAATTCAG GTTCATCTGTTCGTCTGTAATGAAGACGAGGACATAAAGGCTGCGTTCGACATCGGAGCAACGGGAGTGATGACCGATTATCCGACTCTTCTGTCAAACTTCCTCAGCAGGAACAGAAACCAGGACTGA